In a single window of the Raphanus sativus cultivar WK10039 chromosome 9, ASM80110v3, whole genome shotgun sequence genome:
- the LOC108825717 gene encoding LOB domain-containing protein 37 — protein sequence MSCNGCRVLRKGCSENCLLRPCIQWIETADAQGHATVFVAKFFGRAGLMSFISAVPESQRPALFKSLLYEACGRTVNPVNGAIGMLWTGNWKICQAAVETVLRGGSLRPVPEILLTHGGGFAGFPPSASEEASEMCTEMLKLQQNNDGSRDRNMYHHSRFSSSRSRSMLDSSPTKRKRQSSELDISVNPTFPMKTMTSSTRQRSVTPSMNSEESVTTTTTFWDNTASGSRYGNGGGETSKLLDLFV from the exons ATGAGCTGCAATGGTTGCCGTGTGCTCCGGAAAGGTTGCAGCGAGAACTGCTTACTCAGGCCATGTATTCAGTGGATAGAAACCGCCGATGCTCAAGGCCACGCCACCGTCTTTGTCGCTAAATTCTTCGGCCGTGCCGGTCTAATGTCCTTTATCTCCGCCGTACCGGAATCTCAGCGTCCCG CTTTGTTTAAGTCTCTGCTATACGAGGCTTGTGGAAGAACAGTGAATCCGGTCAACGGAGCAATAGGAATGTTGTGGACTGGAAACTGGAAAATCTGCCAAGCTGCTGTTGAGACGGTGCTTCGCGGCGGTTCTTTGAGACCGGTCCCTGAGATTCTTCTCACTCACGGCGGCGGATTCGCGGGGTTTCCACCGTCTGCATCTGAAGAAGCATCTGAGATGTGCACGGAAATGTTGAAGCTCCAGCAGAATAACGATGGTTCCAGAGATCGCAACATGTACCATCATTCAAGATTCTCAAGCTCTAGGTCAAGATCTATGCTAGATTCTTCTCCCACAAAACGTAAGCGACAATCTTCTGAGCTCGATATATCAGTAAACCCTACTTTCCCCATGAAAACAATGACTTCTTCCACACGGCAGCGATCAGTAACACCGTCGATGAACTCAGAGGAGTCAGTGACGACTACAACGACGTTTTGGGATAACACTGCATCTGGTTCTCGATACGGTAACGGAGGAGGAGAAACAAGCAAGCTACTTGACCTTTTTGTTTAA